Proteins encoded within one genomic window of bacterium:
- a CDS encoding ATPase, T2SS/T4P/T4SS family, whose product MLFKENLRLGELLVANDIISDKQLEQALSQHQKMGEFLGRTVVKMGIASEEEVLPLLSKKLNISYIQIKKLTIPPDVIKKVPAKFACHYELIPIKLEGKVLTVALTDPSNLEFIDDLTLLLGYKIKPMLAGELDIMKGLKKYYGIGAETIEEMMKQTSQTEAIKMVEPSVDNIEELAADASIIKFVNQILLEAYRDRATDIHIEPYEDELRIRYRIDGILHDAKVPKSIKHFREALVSRIKIMSSLNIAERRMPQDGRIKVKIGNAELDLRISVLPTSFGESVNMRLLSSNVFLGLDVLGLSSGHLEILKSVIHKPHGIILLTGPTGSGKTTTLYACLSEINDSEKKIVTIEDPIEYQLRGISQIQVLPKIDLTFARGLRSMLRHDPDIMMVGEIRDFETAETTIRTALTGHLVFSTLHTNDAAGAMTRLLDMGIEAYLLASSLECVIAQRLLRVICEDCKEIVKNSTIQKKSLGIPQETKIFMGKGCEKCRFTGFKGRTAIHEMLVINDEIRELIVKRVSANIIRDKAISQGMKTLRQDGLGKVCKGITTIEEVLRVTQQEEK is encoded by the coding sequence ATGCTTTTTAAAGAAAATTTGCGTTTAGGTGAGCTGCTTGTTGCAAATGATATTATCTCAGATAAGCAACTAGAGCAGGCTTTATCGCAGCATCAGAAGATGGGAGAATTCCTTGGCCGCACAGTTGTTAAAATGGGAATCGCTTCCGAAGAAGAAGTTTTGCCTCTTTTATCCAAGAAACTAAATATTTCATATATTCAGATAAAGAAGCTTACTATTCCCCCGGATGTAATAAAAAAGGTTCCTGCAAAGTTTGCATGCCACTATGAGCTGATTCCTATCAAATTGGAAGGGAAGGTGTTAACTGTTGCATTAACTGATCCGTCAAATCTTGAGTTTATAGATGATTTAACATTACTTCTTGGCTATAAGATCAAACCAATGCTTGCCGGTGAGTTAGATATTATGAAGGGTTTAAAAAAATATTATGGCATTGGCGCTGAAACTATAGAGGAAATGATGAAGCAAACCTCTCAAACGGAGGCAATAAAAATGGTGGAGCCTTCTGTTGATAATATAGAAGAGCTAGCTGCAGATGCTTCTATAATAAAGTTTGTTAATCAGATACTTTTAGAAGCATACAGAGATAGAGCTACTGACATTCATATAGAACCATATGAAGACGAGTTGCGTATAAGATACCGTATTGATGGCATACTGCATGACGCAAAGGTGCCTAAATCTATTAAGCACTTTCGAGAGGCTCTGGTTTCCAGAATAAAAATAATGTCCTCTCTCAACATAGCTGAAAGACGTATGCCTCAGGATGGAAGAATAAAAGTAAAGATAGGAAATGCTGAGCTGGATTTAAGAATATCAGTTCTTCCGACGTCTTTTGGGGAAAGTGTGAATATGAGGTTACTATCCAGCAATGTTTTTCTGGGATTGGATGTCTTGGGTCTTTCTTCAGGACATCTCGAAATTTTGAAATCTGTGATACATAAGCCACATGGAATAATTCTCCTGACAGGGCCTACAGGGAGTGGAAAGACTACAACATTGTATGCATGTTTAAGCGAAATAAACGATAGTGAGAAAAAAATAGTTACAATAGAAGACCCAATTGAGTATCAGTTAAGGGGGATTTCTCAGATTCAAGTGTTACCAAAAATAGATCTAACGTTTGCTAGAGGCCTGCGTTCAATGCTTCGTCATGATCCTGACATTATGATGGTAGGAGAGATACGGGATTTTGAGACAGCTGAAACAACAATACGAACAGCTCTTACAGGACACCTTGTTTTCTCTACACTGCACACAAATGATGCTGCAGGAGCTATGACAAGGCTTCTTGACATGGGAATAGAGGCATATTTATTGGCATCATCTCTTGAGTGTGTGATAGCGCAAAGACTCCTGAGAGTTATATGCGAGGATTGCAAAGAGATCGTAAAAAATTCTACTATACAGAAAAAAAGTTTGGGAATACCACAGGAAACAAAAATATTCATGGGAAAAGGATGCGAGAAGTGTAGATTTACAGGGTTCAAAGGTAGGACTGCAATACATGAGATGCTGGTAATTAATGATGAAATCCGTGAACTTATAGTAAAGCGGGTATCAGCTAATATAATCAGAGACAAGGCTATTTCTCAGGGAATGAAGACTTTGCGTCAGGATGGATTGGGCAAGGTTTGTAAGGGAATTACTACTATTGAAGAAGTTCTTCGAGTAACGCAGCAAGAGGAGAAATAG